Proteins encoded in a region of the Oscillospiraceae bacterium MB24-C1 genome:
- a CDS encoding glycerate kinase yields the protein MKKFILVPDSFKGTLSSTEICGMMQAEIATVFPDAKICAIPVADGGEGSVDAFLAAVGGEKKWVTVKGPYGEDMEAFYGKLSNELAVVEMAAAAGLPLVGENRHAEKTTTYGVGQLIEAAVKDGAKRIIVGLGGSATNDGGAGCAAALGVRFFNEQDKSFVPVGDTLKDIAKIDVSGRAPCLEGVTFVTMCDIDNPLCGENGAAAVFGPQKGADITTVRLLDEGLSHFAAILKRDIGADILNLPGAGAAGGMGGGMVGLLGSKLQMGIDTVLDTVGFDELLQEADLVLTGEGRIDGQSLRGKVVVGVAKRCQKQNVPVVAVVGDIADGAEAAYNAGVTAIFSINRRPMPFSESKFLSHDNMQLTMRNLMRLISKIK from the coding sequence ATGAAAAAGTTCATTTTGGTTCCAGATTCCTTTAAGGGGACGCTTTCTTCAACCGAGATATGTGGTATGATGCAGGCGGAAATCGCCACAGTGTTTCCTGATGCAAAGATATGTGCCATACCGGTGGCGGATGGCGGCGAGGGTAGCGTAGACGCTTTTCTGGCTGCTGTCGGCGGCGAAAAGAAATGGGTTACCGTAAAAGGCCCTTATGGCGAGGATATGGAGGCTTTTTACGGAAAGCTGAGCAATGAGCTGGCGGTTGTAGAGATGGCGGCAGCGGCAGGCCTGCCCCTTGTGGGTGAAAACCGGCACGCAGAAAAAACCACAACCTACGGCGTAGGTCAGCTCATTGAAGCTGCCGTAAAGGACGGTGCCAAAAGAATTATCGTTGGACTTGGCGGTAGCGCCACCAACGACGGCGGCGCGGGCTGTGCAGCAGCTCTTGGGGTGCGCTTTTTTAATGAACAGGACAAAAGTTTTGTTCCCGTGGGCGATACGCTAAAAGATATTGCGAAGATTGATGTGAGCGGGCGAGCTCCTTGCCTAGAAGGCGTTACTTTTGTGACCATGTGCGATATTGACAATCCGCTTTGCGGTGAGAATGGTGCCGCTGCTGTGTTTGGACCGCAGAAGGGGGCGGACATTACAACAGTCCGGTTGCTTGACGAGGGCCTTTCGCACTTTGCAGCCATATTAAAGCGCGATATCGGCGCTGATATCCTGAATCTTCCCGGGGCGGGAGCTGCAGGCGGTATGGGTGGCGGCATGGTAGGGCTTTTAGGCTCCAAGCTGCAAATGGGTATTGATACCGTGCTGGATACGGTCGGCTTTGATGAGCTGTTGCAAGAGGCTGATCTGGTGCTGACCGGAGAGGGCCGAATTGACGGCCAAAGCCTACGCGGCAAGGTTGTGGTGGGCGTTGCAAAGCGTTGCCAAAAGCAAAATGTCCCCGTTGTTGCGGTTGTGGGTGATATCGCCGATGGCGCGGAAGCGGCTTATAATGCCGGCGTCACTGCCATATTTAGCATTAATCGTAGACCCATGCCATTTTCAGAATCAAAGTTTCTTTCGCACGACAATATGCAGTTGACGATGCGAAACCTTATGCGCTTGATATCCAAAATAAAATGA
- a CDS encoding D-2-hydroxyacid dehydrogenase, translating to MKIVVLDGYTLNPGDISWEGFEKLGVLKVYDRTSLTDENEIIARIGDAEIVYTNKTPLSKQVLDACQNIQFIGVLATGYNVVDVACAKGMGIPVCNIPTYGTDAVGQFAIAMLLEICHHVAHHSDAVHAGRWEKNPDWCFWDYPLIELAGKTMGIIGFGRIGQTTGRIAKAMGMKIVAFDEYPNETGKDIAEYVTLDALLKTSDVIAVHCPLFPSTQGIICKKNIDKMKDGVIILNNSRGPLIVEQDLADALNSGKVYAAGLDVVSTEPIKGDNPLLKAKNCIITPHISWAPRESRQRLMDIAVDNLKQFLAGSPTNIVNK from the coding sequence ATGAAAATAGTCGTATTGGACGGATATACACTAAATCCCGGTGACATCAGCTGGGAAGGGTTTGAGAAGCTTGGTGTACTTAAGGTTTATGACCGCACTTCTTTAACGGACGAAAATGAAATTATTGCGCGGATCGGGGATGCCGAAATTGTTTACACAAATAAAACGCCTCTTTCAAAACAGGTGCTAGATGCCTGCCAGAACATTCAATTTATTGGCGTACTGGCGACTGGTTATAATGTCGTGGATGTGGCTTGTGCAAAGGGTATGGGTATTCCTGTTTGCAATATACCCACCTATGGCACCGATGCGGTCGGACAGTTTGCTATTGCTATGTTGCTAGAAATTTGCCACCATGTTGCACATCATTCTGACGCTGTCCACGCCGGACGGTGGGAAAAGAACCCCGACTGGTGTTTCTGGGATTATCCGCTCATTGAGCTGGCAGGGAAGACGATGGGCATTATTGGTTTTGGTAGAATTGGTCAGACGACCGGACGCATTGCAAAGGCCATGGGAATGAAGATTGTCGCCTTTGATGAATATCCCAATGAGACCGGTAAAGATATTGCGGAATATGTTACGCTTGACGCACTGCTCAAGACTTCAGATGTGATTGCTGTACATTGTCCGTTGTTTCCGTCTACGCAGGGCATTATTTGCAAAAAGAACATTGACAAGATGAAAGATGGTGTTATCATACTCAATAACTCCCGCGGGCCACTGATTGTCGAGCAGGATCTGGCAGACGCTCTCAACAGTGGCAAGGTTTATGCGGCAGGCTTGGACGTTGTTTCGACTGAGCCGATCAAGGGAGATAACCCTCTGCTCAAGGCCAAAAACTGCATTATCACGCCCCATATCTCATGGGCACCTAGGGAAAGCCGTCAGCGCTTGATGGATATTGCGGTGGACAACCTTAAACAGTTTTTGGCGGGTAGTCCCACAAACATTGTAAACAAATAA
- a CDS encoding 3-oxoacid CoA-transferase subunit B has protein sequence MADLKARIAARTAKEFKDGDVINLGIGLPTLVANYIPEDVNIILHSENGFVGLSSSAEPGKENVDVINSGGSYVTYVPEVNFFDTAMSFSIVRGGHLDATVLGAMEVDEHGNLANWIVPGKIVAGMGGAMDLVVGAKKVIISMLHTQKGAHKILKKCTLPYTALGVVKLIITEMGVIEVTPKGLLLTELHPDYTLDEIRAATGCELKISPDLKIMEEA, from the coding sequence GTGGCAGATTTAAAGGCAAGAATAGCAGCAAGAACCGCTAAAGAGTTTAAAGATGGTGATGTTATAAACCTGGGAATAGGGCTTCCAACTTTAGTTGCCAATTATATTCCTGAAGATGTAAACATTATTTTGCATTCCGAAAACGGATTTGTAGGCCTTTCCTCTTCTGCAGAGCCAGGCAAAGAAAATGTTGATGTCATCAACTCCGGTGGCAGCTATGTGACCTATGTACCCGAGGTCAATTTCTTTGACACCGCTATGAGCTTTTCTATCGTCAGGGGCGGACATCTTGATGCTACTGTTCTTGGCGCTATGGAAGTCGACGAGCATGGCAATCTGGCTAACTGGATTGTTCCGGGCAAAATAGTGGCTGGCATGGGCGGTGCAATGGACCTTGTTGTAGGCGCAAAGAAGGTCATCATTTCAATGCTGCACACACAAAAGGGCGCACATAAAATCCTTAAAAAATGCACACTGCCCTATACGGCGCTGGGCGTCGTTAAGCTAATTATCACCGAGATGGGCGTTATAGAAGTAACGCCGAAGGGGCTGCTGCTAACTGAGCTACATCCCGATTACACTTTGGATGAAATTCGCGCCGCCACTGGCTGCGAACTGAAGATCAGTCCCGATCTCAAGATAATGGAAGAAGCTTAA